From a region of the Fusarium verticillioides 7600 chromosome 9, whole genome shotgun sequence genome:
- a CDS encoding DNA-directed RNA polymerase I subunit RPA43: protein MAPIDPAAAKAEKKAKKEKKRAREEDAAADTERKHKKSKSVAAAEVPGASSDLKAEKKKKKSKKDKHAEDAAAQPETEVPAVEGKPEKKHKKKKHHDAEVAATEEVHTPATADGEKKKKSKKKHKETEAIEIAERPKKSKKDETAVEPEEDASPADPDAMDVDMPPPAKPSKSSSNIYQPPDIPANPQFPFFTQTVSLYEPLFPIGWAQPVTSCQQQHLSHLRNKYVPSLRGVLLDYKNVAFGENPGRKGAATDDESPATVMAKGESAVGFGWITADVDLFVPSRGAWMEGSVNLQTEGHIGVVCFGKFNASIEARRLPPDWKWVPNESPEAQGFEETASVITADDHGVVRQIHSTGFWADGNGDKVKGKIRFRIRNFDVGTSGETSYLSLEGTMLDKAGEKAVVAEEAETAKMRKGKKGSQRAQRRRIPEFAMTRFAVEGEEQTEDNEAEKREVLALPEDL, encoded by the coding sequence ATGGCGCCAATTGACCCCGCCGCCGCCAAGGCTGAAAAGAAGGcgaaaaaggagaagaagcgagcccgagaagaagatgcagctGCCGACACAGAGCGAAAGCATAAAAAGTCAAAGAGCGTCGCTGCCGCAGAAGTACCTGGAGCCAGCAGCGATTtgaaggccgagaagaaaaagaagaagagtaagaaggACAAGCATGCCGAAGATGCCGCCGCGCAACCAGAGACAGAAGTCCCCGCAGTAGAGGGTAAGCCGGAGAAGAAAcataagaagaagaagcatcacGATGCGGAAGTTGCAGCCACAGAAGAGGTCCACACCCCGGCTACAGCggatggcgagaagaagaagaagagcaagaagaagcacaaggaAACCGAAGCGATAGAAATTGCAGAGCGACCtaagaagtccaagaaggacgagaccGCCGTTGAGCCCGAGGAGGATGCTTCACCCGCCGACCCTGACGCTATGGATGTTGACATGCCTCCTCCCGCCAAACCTTCAAAGTCGAGCAGCAACATTTACCAACCACCCGATATCCCCGCGAACCCTCAATTCCCCTTCTTCACACAGACCGTCTCACTCTACGAGCCTCTTTTCCCCATTGGCTGGGCGCAGCCTGTCACAAGCtgccagcaacagcacctCTCACATCTCCGAAACAAGTACGTGCCTTCGCTGCGCGGTGTTCTCCTCGACTACAAGAATGTCGCTTTCGGCGAAAACCCTGGACGAAAGGGTGCGGCTACGGATGATGAGTCGCCGGCGACTGTCATGGCCAAGGGCGAGTCTGCTGTTGGCTTCGGCTGGATTactgctgatgttgatcttttcGTGCCGAGTCGCGGTGCTTGGATGGAGGGTAGTGTCAATCTGCAAACTGAGGGACacattggtgttgtttgctTTGGCAAGTTCAACGCTTCAATTGAAGCTCGTCGACTTCCTCCCGACTGGAAGTGGGTTCCCAACGAATCCCCCGAGGCACAGGGCTTCGAGGAAACCGCTTCAGTCATCACCGCCGACGATCACGGCGTGGTTCGTCAAATCCACAGCACCGGTTTCTGGGCCGACGGCAACGGCGACAAAGTTAAGGGCAAGATTCGCTTCCGGATACGTAACTTCGACGTCGGCACCAGCGGTGAGACCAGCTATCTCAGCTTGGAGGGTACAATGCTGGACAAGGCCGGTGAGAAGGCCGTTGtagctgaagaggcagagacagccaagatgcgaaagggcaagaagggcagcCAGCGCGCCCAGCGAAGACGTATTCCCGAGTTCGCAATGACTCGCTTCGCTGTAGAGGGAGAGGAGCAGACGGAGGATAACGAGGCGGAGAAGCGCGAGGTGTTGGCGCTGCCCGAGGATCtgtaa
- a CDS encoding arylsulfatase, with protein sequence MRPQAWIQPALLAISLLSQSTNALFNYEAEDQAVLTPNNDAVSSKPRTSIGGRKNIVFILTDDQDAALDSVSHMPKLKEHIIDKGTSFVNHFTTTAICCPSRVALWTGKQPHNTNVTDVNPPYGGFPKFVSQGLNDNYLPVWLKEAGYNTYYTGKLFNAHTINNYNSPYPAGWTGTNFLLDPGTYDYLNPIYQHNQEPPVQHKGVHTSDLISKYAYELLKEAIDAENPFFVAIAPVAPHSNVNLRRQPGNPSAPLMTIPIPLERHSHLFEEVKVPRTENFNPDSPSGVSWIHKLAQLNDSSVSYLDDFYRARLQALQGVDEIVEQVTKQLEDAGILDETYIIYSSDNGYHLGQHRLPPGKECGFDEDIRVPLFIRGPGVSHGSVENAVTTHIDLAPTILRLAGADLRSDFDGTPIPVLPTQENKRHEHVAVEYWGGAIAEGEIGGFDGKGQIFAQNNTYKGVRIVHEDYNLYYSAWCNNEHELYDLKTDPGQLNNLFPNDDAKASAALLGTTIGQVLNRLDALMLVLKSCKGNTCIEPWKILHPEGGVTSLKDALQAKFNAFYKEQVKVRFDRCEYGYLIDAEGPQVGYEYREGLEWHHWT encoded by the exons ATGCGACCTCAAGCTTGGATACAGCCAGCGCTGTTAGCAATCTCTTTGCTGTCTCAAAGTACCAATGCGTTGTTCAACTACGAAGCAGAAGACCAGGCCGTTCTGACGCCAAATAATGACGCTGtgtcaagcaagccaaggacaagcatTGGTGGGAGGAAGAACATTGTCTTCATTCTCACAGACGACCAAGACGCTGCCCTAGACTCCGTCTCTCATATGCCCAAACTCAAAGAGCATATTATTGACAAGGGCACATCGTTTGTCAACCATTTCACCACCACAGCCATCTGCTGTCCATCTCGTGTTGCACTTTGGACAGGTAAACAGCCCCATAACACAAATGTAACAGACGTCAATCCACCATATG GCGGCTTCCCTAAGTTCGTCTCACAAGGACTGAACGATAACTACTTACCTGTATGGCTGAAAGAAGCTGGTTACAACACATATTACACTGGCAAGCTCTTCAATGCTCATACCATAAACAACTATAACTCGCCTTATCCCGCAGGATGGACAGGAACCAACTTCCTCCTTGACCCAGGTACTTACGACTACCTGAATCCCATCTACCAGCACAACCAGGAGCCGCCAGTTCAACATAAAGGAGTTCACACTTCAGACTTGATCTCTAAGTATGCAtatgagcttctcaaggaagCCATCGATGCCGAGAACCCATTCTTCGTTGCTATTGCGCCTGTTGCGCCGCACTCAAATGTCAACCTGAGACGGCAACCTGGAAACCCGAGTGCACCTCTTATGACCATTCCTATTCCTCTTGAGAGACACTCTCATCTCTTTGAGGAGGTTAAGGTCCCAAGGACGGAAAACTTCAACCCGGACTCG CCTAGTGGCGTGAGCTGGATTCACAAACTCGCCCAGCTCAACGACTCATCAGTCTCGTATCTTGATGACTTCTACCGAGCTCGtctccaggctcttcagGGTGTCGACGAGATTGTAGAGCAAGTGACTAagcagcttgaagatgctggcATACTTGACGAGACATATATCATCTACAGTTCTGACAATGGGTACCACCTGGGCCAGCACCGACTGCCTCCTGGCAAGGAGTGTGGCTTCGACGAAGACATCCGCGTACCACTCTTCATCAGAGGTCCAGGTGTATCTCACGGGTCTGTTGAGAACGCCGTGACCACACACATCGACCTCGCTCCTACGATTCTCAGACTCGCAGGCGCGGACCTTCGCAGCGACTTTGACGGAACCCCTATTCCTGTGTTGCCCACTCAGGAGAATAAGCGACATGAGCACGTAGCGGTTGAGTACTGGGGCGGTGCCATCGCTGAGGGTGAAATTGGCGGCTTTG ATGGTAAAGGCCAGATCTTTGCACAGAATAATACATACAAGGGTGTGAGGATAGTGCATGAGGACTACAATCTTTACTACTCGGCTTGGTGTAACAATGAGCACGAACTCTACGACCTCAAG ACGGACCCAGGACAGTTGAACAACCTCTTTCCTAATGATGATGCGAAGGCCAGCGCTGCACTCTTGGGAACCACTATTGGACAGGTCCTGAATCGCCTTGATGCTCTCATGCTCGTATTGAAGTCTTGCAAAGGCAACACGTGCATTGAACCATGGAAGATCCTGCATCCGGAGGGTGGCGTGACGAGCTTAAAGGATGCTCTTCAGGCCAAATTCAACGCCTTTTATAAGGAGCAAGTGAAAGTCCGATTCGATCGTTGTGAATATGGATACTTGATTGATGCTGAGGGACCTCAAGTTGGGTATGAGTATCGTGAGGGCCTGGAGTGGCATCATTGGACCTGA
- a CDS encoding NADH dehydrogenase (ubiquinone) 1 beta subcomplex 7 produces the protein MASDAITEPRQATREEMRDAKLPLAYRDSCAHLLIPLNKCRRDTWYAPWKCSDERHSYEKCQYVEFKKRVAKMDELRESKGGARSN, from the exons ATGGCTTCCGACGCTATCACCGAGCCGCGGC AAGCGACCCGCGAGGAGATGCGCGATGCCAAACTCCCTCTGGCCTACCGAGACAGCTGCGCTCACCTCCTGATTCCTCTCAACAAGTGCCGACGGGATACGTGGTATGCCCCCTGGAAGTGCTCG GATGAGCGACATAGCTACGAGAAGTGCCAGTACGTCGAGTTCAAGAAGCGAGTcgccaagatggacgagTTGAGGGAGTCGAAGGGAGGTGCACGAAGCAACTAG
- a CDS encoding NADH dehydrogenase (ubiquinone) 1 beta subcomplex 7 → MRDAKLPLAYRDSCAHLLIPLNKCRRDTWYAPWKCSDERHSYEKCQYVEFKKRVAKMDELRESKGGARSN, encoded by the exons ATGCGCGATGCCAAACTCCCTCTGGCCTACCGAGACAGCTGCGCTCACCTCCTGATTCCTCTCAACAAGTGCCGACGGGATACGTGGTATGCCCCCTGGAAGTGCTCG GATGAGCGACATAGCTACGAGAAGTGCCAGTACGTCGAGTTCAAGAAGCGAGTcgccaagatggacgagTTGAGGGAGTCGAAGGGAGGTGCACGAAGCAACTAG
- a CDS encoding hypothetical protein (At least one base has a quality score < 10) translates to MSTYPQDVHNDIYPSDQGHDSSKTNSKEKVPLDHEKGHDIDLHSAHNVPVVDNGFGGGEGSKNFRNMTKWDTTFALLTNQVGLGVLSLPSVLKTMGIIPGLIAIIGIGLLSWYTAFVLKQFFGRHPHVLNVVDMTKVVGGRPLAIASGIGLLVQVIMTAASASVTLSIAFNTISSHSICTVGFIGVGCLCCWVLCAPRTSKFVSQSGIPCMVSVIAASVLVMISLGVKNPTAAPVGWKKDIKIVANPDFRSGLNACLKICYAYSGNINFVTYMAEMIDPVKDFGFALAWLEVVSITFYVVVAIAIYCLAGEYTVSPALGSASQNIAKIAYGIVLPAVLSTGLAFGHTGIKYVYVQVMKHFKLQSEMTANNVRSWSIWMTIVTVFWALCFILSNAIPVFDSILSIASATTISWFTFGFSAVFWFHMNWHQMFASPTKILLTCVNAFLIAISIFMNAAGLWSSITELLDLFANDSSSIQGVFDCGSNALF, encoded by the coding sequence ATGTCTACATATCCTCAAGACGTCCACAACGACATCTACCCTTCAGACCAAGGCCACGACTccagcaagaccaacagcaaAGAGAAAGTACCCCTCGACCATGAAAAGGGCCACGACATAGATCTTCACTCAGCCCACAACGTCCCCGTCGTAGacaatggctttggcggCGGCGAGGGCTCCAAGAACTTCCGCAACATGACAAAATGGGACACCACCTTTGCTCTACTTACTAACCAAGTCGGTCTCGGTGTGCTGTCGTTACCCAGCGTCCTCAAGACAATGGGTATTATTCCTGGTCTTATTGCCATTATCGGCATTGGTCTTTTGTCATGGTATACTGCGTTCGTGCTGAAGCAGTTCTTTGGAAGACATCCTCATGTGTTAAACGTCGTTGACATGACCAAAGTTGTTGGCGGTCGTCCTCTTGCTATCGCCTCTGGAATCGGTCTGTTGGTCCAGGTGATCATGACAGCTGCTTCGGCCAGTGTCACGCTCTCTATCGCCTTCAACACGATTTCCAGCCACTCCATCTGCACTGTGGGCTTCATCGGCGTCGGctgtctctgctgctggGTCCTCTGCGCGCCCCGAACCTCCAAGTTCGTCTCGCAGTCCGGCATCCCCTGCATGGTCTCCGTCATCGCCGCTTCTGTGCTGGTCATGATCTCCCTCGGTGTCAAGAACCCTACCGCTGCGCCCGTCGGCTGGAAgaaggacatcaagatcgTAGCGAACCCCGACTTCCGCTCTGGTCTCAACGCatgcctcaagatctgctaCGCTTACTCTGGTAACATCAACTTCGTCACCTACATGGCTGAGATGATCGACCCCGTCAAGgactttggctttgcccTTGCCTGGTTGGAGGTTGTGTCCATCACCTTCTACGTTGTCGTGGCTATAGCCATCTATTGTCTCGCTGGTGAGTATACCGTCTCGCCCGCCCTCGGCTCGGCTTCACAGAACATTGCCAAGATCGCCTACGGCATCGTCCTCCCCGCTGTTCTGTCCACCGGACTCGCCTTTGGCCACACCGGAATCAAGTATGTGTACGTCCAGGTGATGAAGCACTTTAAGCTCCAGAGCGAGATGACTGCCAACAATGTTCGCTCTTGGTCCATCTGGATGACCATCGTGACCGTCTTCTGGGCCCTCtgcttcatcctctccaacgCCATCCCCGTGTTCGACTCTATCTTGTCTATTGCCTCAGCGACTACCATCTCGTGGTTCACATTCGGCTTCAGCGCCGTATTCTGGTTCCACATGAACTGGCACCAGATGTTTGCCAGCCCCACCAAGATCCTGTTGACCTGTGTCAACGCattcctcatcgccatttCGATCTTTATGAACGCGGCTGGTCTGTGGTCATCTATCACGGAGCTGTTGGACCTGTTCGCCAACGACTCCAGTTCCATCCAGGGCGTCTTCGACTGCGGAAGCAATGCCCTCTTCTGA
- a CDS encoding hypothetical protein (At least one base has a quality score < 10) yields MNQRNTASNKNNNKKKTRKKVQFYRYLGKAQESIWFIIFIIWKEKNSALWVQTRSFGRCGMGDTLLPLLTRKRRLQAWQKLWYLFGGDGVRSTARDQLSRRQPESWGDEGWGPLKKVLRHLQCASFFATDRGELRPSELSTYSTAQHSTVDGWNAMHRTSTFTHQLGPHLDIGRHTTSLGRYSDDYLHEESL; encoded by the coding sequence ATGAATCAACGAAATACAGCAtcgaacaagaacaacaacaaaaaaaaaacacgGAAAAAAGTACAGTTTTATCGATACCTTGGAAAGGCGCAGGAAAGCATTTGGTTCATCATTTTTATTATCTGGAAGGAAAAGAATTCGGCTCTTTGGGTGCAAACCCGTTCTTTTGGCCGATGTGGGATGGGGGATACTTTGCTCCCTCTCTTGACTCGCAAGAGGCGTTTACAAGCATGGCAGAAGCTTTGGTACCTTTTTGGGGGGGATGGCGTCCGATCGACAGCCCGGGACCAGCTCTCGAGGAGACAGCCCGAAAGCTGGGGGGATGAGGGATGGGGGCCACTGAAGAAAGTGCTCAGACACCTGCAATGTGCATCTTTTTTCGCCACCGACAGGGGAGAGCTCAGGCCATCGGAGCTCTCTACCTacagcacagcgcagcaCAGCACGGTCGATGGATGGAATGCCATGCACAGGACAAGCACATTCACCCATCAACTCGGTCCTCATCTTGACATTGGACGCCACACCACCAGCCTCGGGCGCTACTCCGATGATTATCTGCATGAAGAGTCTTTATGA
- a CDS encoding nitric oxide dioxygenase produces MALTAAQVAIVKSTAPILKEHGKTITTTFYRNMLGAHPELKNYFSLRNQQTGAQQAALANSVLAYATYIDDLGKLSHAVERIAHKHVSLFIKPEHYPIVGTHLIGAIGEVLGSALTTEIKDAWVAAYGQLADIFIQREGQMYEAAGEWNSWRKFKIVKKEAENDSVTSFYLEPTDGKSLPKFLPGQYVSVQIPIPELDGLLQSRQFSLSEAPGTGHYRISVKLQGPTEEPAIEDLAAGKIAGLLSTRLHNRYNVGDELELSPPAGEFSLDPADTSAAKKPLVLLSAGVGATPLVSILDSVLQSPTASRPITWIHGARYSGSTCFVPHVLDSAKKHENITATIFLEDVKEGDQYDFKGEIDLAKLQKEQLLQLDNADAEYYICGPEDWMVNVRAFLEENGVPRERQHLELFKTGDI; encoded by the coding sequence ATGGCTCTCACCGCAGCACAAGTAGCAATTGTGAAGTCAACTGCTCCCATCCTGAAGGAGCATGGCAAGACTATCACCACCACTTTCTACCGCAACATGCTCGGCGCCCACCCTGAGCTCAAGAACTACTTCTCTCTACGAAACCAGCAGACCggagctcagcaagctgCTCTCGCCAACTCTGTCCTCGCCTACGCCACATATATCGACGACCTTGGCAAGCTTTCCCACGCCGTTGAGCGCATTGCTCACAAGCACgtttctctcttcatcaagccaGAGCACTACCCCATCGTTGGCACACATCTCATCGGTGCCATTGGCGAGGTTCTCGGTTCTGCTTTGACGACTGAGATCAAGGACGCTTGGGTTGCTGCTTATGGCCAGCTCGCTGATATCTTTATCCAGCGCGAGGGTCAGATGTACGAGGCTGCTGGCGAATGGAACTCGTGGcgcaagttcaagattgtcaagaaggaggctgagaacGACTCTGTTACTAGCTTTTATCTTGAGCCTACTGATGGCAAGTCTCTGCCCAAGTTCCTACCCGGACAATACGTCAGCGTGCAGATTCCCATCCctgagcttgatggtcttcttcagagCCGTCAGTTCAGTCTGAGCGAGGCCCCTGGCACCGGCCACTACCGCATCAGTGTCAAGCTTCAGGGTCCCACCGAGGAGCCTGCTATTGAGGATCTCGCTGCTGGCAAGATTGCTGGTCTTCTCTCCACAAGACTTCACAACCGTTACAACGTCGGtgacgagcttgagctgAGCCCTCCTGCTGGAGAGTTCTCCCTCGACCCTGCCGACACTtctgctgccaagaagcctcttgttctcctctcGGCTGGTGTTGGCGCCACTCCTCTCGTCTCAATCCTCGACTCAGTTCTTCAGTCCCCTACCGCCTCACGACCCATCACCTGGATCCACGGTGCTCGCTACTCTGGCTCTACCTGCTTCGTTCCCCACGTTCTCGACTCTGCTAAGAAGCACGAGAATATCACCGCCACGATCTTCCTAGAGGATGTTAAGGAGGGTGACCAGTACGACTTTAAGGGCGAGATCGACCTTGCCAAGCTCCAGAAGgaacagcttctccagctcgaCAACGCTGATGCTGAGTACTACATCTGCGGACCTGAGGACTGGATGGTCAATGTCAGGGCATTCCTCGAGGAGAACGGTGTTCCCCGTGAGCGCCAGcacctcgagctcttcaagacTGGAGATATTTAA